Proteins co-encoded in one Populus trichocarpa isolate Nisqually-1 chromosome 10, P.trichocarpa_v4.1, whole genome shotgun sequence genomic window:
- the LOC7469495 gene encoding type I inositol polyphosphate 5-phosphatase 10 isoform X1, with protein sequence MASKKLVQNVKMKGWKGIDRKSRSVVNGESIFAICSKIENIFIVNFFQWRKGIKNEPHSDPSLKSLLSHQLSSPMPSSQAQSFRVFVATWNVGGKSPHSDLNLDDILQVHDESDIYVLGFQEIVPLNAGNVLVAEDNEPAAKWLALINQSLNRSYSVASRGSKSPLCSSLRFQKPSLKKVCKSFRTESGRRLKTCNCSPILERKYSKDCCVCPPPANMTEDYCSSEEDEDGLSNYVSTEISSPASANQMKYSLITGKQMVGIFVTVWVRKELVQHVSHLRISNVGRGILGCLGNKGCISVSMSFHQTSFCFVCSHLASGEKEGDELRRNLDVIEILKNTQFSRICKSPYIRAPEKIMDHDRVIWLGDLNYRIALSYSETRKLLEQYNWDGLFDKDQLKIEREAGRVFGGWKEGKIYFAPTYKYSYNSDIYAGETIETQKKRRTPAWCDRILWHGGGIHQLSYVRGESRFSDHRPVCATFIVDVQVSNGGLRKALSGFNMKVASEEHLPLTRK encoded by the exons ATGGCAAGTAAAAAACTGGTCCAAAATGTAAAGATGAAGGGTTGGAAAGGCATAGATAGGAAAAGTAGAAGTGTTGTCAATGGCGAGAGCATCTTTGCAATTTGCTCCAAAATCGAGAACATTTTCATTGTAAACTTCTTCCAATGGAGAAAAGGAATCAAGAACG AACCACATTCTGATCCATCGCTCAAGTCTCTCTTGTCTCACCAATTAAGCTCTCCAATGCCAAGCAGTCAAGCCCAGTCATTTAG AGTTTTCGTAGCAACATGGAATGTCGGAGGGAAATCTCCTCACAGTGACCTCAACCTAGATGATATTCTTCAGGTTCATGATGAATCAGATATATATGTCTTAGG TTTTCAGGAAATTGTTCCATTGAATGCTGGAAATGTGCTTGTGGCAGAAGACAATGAGCCTGCCGCAAAATGGCTGGCTTTAATCAATCAATCACTGAATAGATCATATAGTGTGGCTTCAAGAGGATCAAAATCACCCCTTTGCAGCTCACTTCGCTTCCAAAAACCTTCTCTTAAAAAGGTCTGTAAGTCTTTCAGGACTGAGAGTGGACGGAGGCTGAAGACTTGCAATTGCTCTCCCATATTGGAAAGGAAGTATAGCAAGGATTGCTGTGTTTGTCCCCCACCAGCAAATATGACTGAGGATTACTGTTCTTCTGAAGAGGATGAAGATGGACTTAGCAATTATGTATCTACAGAAATTTCCTCTCCAGCTAGTGCCAACCAGATGAAGTACAGCCTTATAACAGGGAAACAAATGGTCGGAATATTTGTTACTGTTTGGGTAAGGAAGGAACTTGTGCAACATGTTAGCCATTTGAGAATCTCTAACGTTGGCCGTGGGATCTTAGGCTGTCTTGGGAACAAG GGGTGTATATCTGTTAGCATGTCTTTCCATCAGACAAGTTTCTGCTTTGTTTGCAGTCACTTGGCGTCAGGagagaaagaaggagatgaactTAGGAGAAATTTGGATGTCATAGAGATACTTAAGAACACACAATTTTCAAGAATTTGCAAATCTCCATATATTCGAGCGCCTGAGAAAATTATGGATCATGA TCGGGTAATATGGTTGGGGGACTTGAATTACAGGATAGCTTTGAGCTATTCCGAGACTCGAAAGCTTCTGGAGCAGTATAACTGGGATGGACTTTTTGACAAAGATCAG CTGAAAATTGAGAGGGAAGCAGGGCGAGTGTTCGGAGGATGGAAAGAGGGAAAGATCTACTTCGCACCAACATACAAATACTCCTACAACTCGGACATTTACGCTGGAGAGACTATtgaaacacaaaagaaaagaagaactcCAGCGTG GTGTGATAGAATACTTTGGCATGGAGGTGGGATACATCAACTATCTTACGTACGCGGAGAGTCCAGGTTTTCTGACCACCGGCCAGTATGCGCAACATTCATAGTAGACGTACAAGTTTCTAATGGTGGATTAAGAAAGGCATTATCAGGCTTTAACATGAAAGTTGCAAGTGAAGAGCACTTGCCTCTAACAAGAAAATAG
- the LOC7469495 gene encoding type I inositol polyphosphate 5-phosphatase 10 isoform X3, with protein MASKKLVQNVKMKGWKGIDRKSRSVVNGESIFAICSKIENIFIVNFFQWRKGIKNEPHSDPSLKSLLSHQLSSPMPSSQAQSFRVFVATWNVGGKSPHSDLNLDDILQVHDESDIYVLGFQEIVPLNAGNVLVAEDNEPAAKWLALINQSLNRSYSVASRGSKSPLCSSLRFQKPSLKKVCKSFRTESGRRLKTCNCSPILERKYSKDCCVCPPPANMTEDYCSSEEDEDGLSNYVSTEISSPASANQMKYSLITGKQMVGIFVTVWVRKELVQHVSHLRISNVGRGILGCLGNKGCISVSMSFHQTSFCFVCSHLASGEKEGDELRRNLDVIEILKNTQFSRICKSPYIRAPEKIMDHDRVIWLGDLNYRIALSYSETRKLLEQYNWDGLFDKDQPQYLFSRWRCT; from the exons ATGGCAAGTAAAAAACTGGTCCAAAATGTAAAGATGAAGGGTTGGAAAGGCATAGATAGGAAAAGTAGAAGTGTTGTCAATGGCGAGAGCATCTTTGCAATTTGCTCCAAAATCGAGAACATTTTCATTGTAAACTTCTTCCAATGGAGAAAAGGAATCAAGAACG AACCACATTCTGATCCATCGCTCAAGTCTCTCTTGTCTCACCAATTAAGCTCTCCAATGCCAAGCAGTCAAGCCCAGTCATTTAG AGTTTTCGTAGCAACATGGAATGTCGGAGGGAAATCTCCTCACAGTGACCTCAACCTAGATGATATTCTTCAGGTTCATGATGAATCAGATATATATGTCTTAGG TTTTCAGGAAATTGTTCCATTGAATGCTGGAAATGTGCTTGTGGCAGAAGACAATGAGCCTGCCGCAAAATGGCTGGCTTTAATCAATCAATCACTGAATAGATCATATAGTGTGGCTTCAAGAGGATCAAAATCACCCCTTTGCAGCTCACTTCGCTTCCAAAAACCTTCTCTTAAAAAGGTCTGTAAGTCTTTCAGGACTGAGAGTGGACGGAGGCTGAAGACTTGCAATTGCTCTCCCATATTGGAAAGGAAGTATAGCAAGGATTGCTGTGTTTGTCCCCCACCAGCAAATATGACTGAGGATTACTGTTCTTCTGAAGAGGATGAAGATGGACTTAGCAATTATGTATCTACAGAAATTTCCTCTCCAGCTAGTGCCAACCAGATGAAGTACAGCCTTATAACAGGGAAACAAATGGTCGGAATATTTGTTACTGTTTGGGTAAGGAAGGAACTTGTGCAACATGTTAGCCATTTGAGAATCTCTAACGTTGGCCGTGGGATCTTAGGCTGTCTTGGGAACAAG GGGTGTATATCTGTTAGCATGTCTTTCCATCAGACAAGTTTCTGCTTTGTTTGCAGTCACTTGGCGTCAGGagagaaagaaggagatgaactTAGGAGAAATTTGGATGTCATAGAGATACTTAAGAACACACAATTTTCAAGAATTTGCAAATCTCCATATATTCGAGCGCCTGAGAAAATTATGGATCATGA TCGGGTAATATGGTTGGGGGACTTGAATTACAGGATAGCTTTGAGCTATTCCGAGACTCGAAAGCTTCTGGAGCAGTATAACTGGGATGGACTTTTTGACAAAGATCAG CCACAGTATTTATTCTCTCGATGGAGGTGTACCTAG
- the LOC7469495 gene encoding type I inositol polyphosphate 5-phosphatase 10 isoform X2: MTLRNQDQNKKSFLRRFFLQKEEKGRKAEKVSFDSSEPHSDPSLKSLLSHQLSSPMPSSQAQSFRVFVATWNVGGKSPHSDLNLDDILQVHDESDIYVLGFQEIVPLNAGNVLVAEDNEPAAKWLALINQSLNRSYSVASRGSKSPLCSSLRFQKPSLKKVCKSFRTESGRRLKTCNCSPILERKYSKDCCVCPPPANMTEDYCSSEEDEDGLSNYVSTEISSPASANQMKYSLITGKQMVGIFVTVWVRKELVQHVSHLRISNVGRGILGCLGNKGCISVSMSFHQTSFCFVCSHLASGEKEGDELRRNLDVIEILKNTQFSRICKSPYIRAPEKIMDHDRVIWLGDLNYRIALSYSETRKLLEQYNWDGLFDKDQLKIEREAGRVFGGWKEGKIYFAPTYKYSYNSDIYAGETIETQKKRRTPAWCDRILWHGGGIHQLSYVRGESRFSDHRPVCATFIVDVQVSNGGLRKALSGFNMKVASEEHLPLTRK, encoded by the exons TCGAAGATTTTTCTTGCAGAAGGAGGAAAAGGGGAGGAAGGCAGAGAAGGTTTCATTTGATTCGTCTG AACCACATTCTGATCCATCGCTCAAGTCTCTCTTGTCTCACCAATTAAGCTCTCCAATGCCAAGCAGTCAAGCCCAGTCATTTAG AGTTTTCGTAGCAACATGGAATGTCGGAGGGAAATCTCCTCACAGTGACCTCAACCTAGATGATATTCTTCAGGTTCATGATGAATCAGATATATATGTCTTAGG TTTTCAGGAAATTGTTCCATTGAATGCTGGAAATGTGCTTGTGGCAGAAGACAATGAGCCTGCCGCAAAATGGCTGGCTTTAATCAATCAATCACTGAATAGATCATATAGTGTGGCTTCAAGAGGATCAAAATCACCCCTTTGCAGCTCACTTCGCTTCCAAAAACCTTCTCTTAAAAAGGTCTGTAAGTCTTTCAGGACTGAGAGTGGACGGAGGCTGAAGACTTGCAATTGCTCTCCCATATTGGAAAGGAAGTATAGCAAGGATTGCTGTGTTTGTCCCCCACCAGCAAATATGACTGAGGATTACTGTTCTTCTGAAGAGGATGAAGATGGACTTAGCAATTATGTATCTACAGAAATTTCCTCTCCAGCTAGTGCCAACCAGATGAAGTACAGCCTTATAACAGGGAAACAAATGGTCGGAATATTTGTTACTGTTTGGGTAAGGAAGGAACTTGTGCAACATGTTAGCCATTTGAGAATCTCTAACGTTGGCCGTGGGATCTTAGGCTGTCTTGGGAACAAG GGGTGTATATCTGTTAGCATGTCTTTCCATCAGACAAGTTTCTGCTTTGTTTGCAGTCACTTGGCGTCAGGagagaaagaaggagatgaactTAGGAGAAATTTGGATGTCATAGAGATACTTAAGAACACACAATTTTCAAGAATTTGCAAATCTCCATATATTCGAGCGCCTGAGAAAATTATGGATCATGA TCGGGTAATATGGTTGGGGGACTTGAATTACAGGATAGCTTTGAGCTATTCCGAGACTCGAAAGCTTCTGGAGCAGTATAACTGGGATGGACTTTTTGACAAAGATCAG CTGAAAATTGAGAGGGAAGCAGGGCGAGTGTTCGGAGGATGGAAAGAGGGAAAGATCTACTTCGCACCAACATACAAATACTCCTACAACTCGGACATTTACGCTGGAGAGACTATtgaaacacaaaagaaaagaagaactcCAGCGTG GTGTGATAGAATACTTTGGCATGGAGGTGGGATACATCAACTATCTTACGTACGCGGAGAGTCCAGGTTTTCTGACCACCGGCCAGTATGCGCAACATTCATAGTAGACGTACAAGTTTCTAATGGTGGATTAAGAAAGGCATTATCAGGCTTTAACATGAAAGTTGCAAGTGAAGAGCACTTGCCTCTAACAAGAAAATAG